The following coding sequences are from one Buchnera aphidicola (Melaphis rhois) window:
- a CDS encoding FtsX-like permease family protein, with translation MIYLPILISKKFNITFKKNSIAPLVSTISKIGIFVGTFVLIVSFSALNGFQMELNNKILSVFPHGEIFPIHKSFHNWKKIENLLKLSSEIVSITPYVSTTALINHTHGIKGIQLRGLNFNNDHGSNKLFKFINFKTLKNMQKNNSQILIGKNIAKRLSIKKGDWINVIIPNNYNVLTLYPKYLSLQVLDFFQINSSIDDKLVLMSILDLQKHLNMQSDISGLEIFVKHPFDINKTFKEIQTHLSNNFVIKTWIAEYGFIYRDIKLIKTIIYSTMILIIIISCFSIASITLLEVSKKVNSIAILKTLGLDNYIIRIIFLIHGIKSIFKVGMSSLLFSIILLLNFKRLIHYIEKYLDRKILSENIYFIDFIPISVSCVDIISIFCILFLIGCITSYYPAYYASKINPIEILKKY, from the coding sequence GTGATTTATTTGCCTATACTAATATCTAAAAAATTTAACATTACGTTTAAAAAAAATAGCATAGCTCCTCTAGTATCTACTATTTCTAAAATTGGCATATTTGTAGGAACATTCGTTTTAATCGTGAGTTTTAGTGCTTTAAATGGATTTCAAATGGAATTAAATAACAAAATTCTATCTGTATTTCCACATGGAGAGATTTTTCCTATACATAAATCATTTCATAACTGGAAAAAAATTGAAAATTTACTAAAATTATCATCTGAGATTGTATCCATAACACCATATGTAAGTACTACAGCACTAATTAATCATACACACGGTATAAAAGGTATTCAATTAAGAGGATTAAATTTTAATAACGATCATGGATCTAATAAATTATTTAAATTTATTAATTTTAAAACGTTAAAAAACATGCAAAAAAATAATAGTCAGATATTAATTGGGAAAAATATAGCAAAACGTTTATCTATTAAAAAAGGAGATTGGATTAACGTTATTATTCCTAATAATTATAATGTTTTGACGTTATATCCAAAATATCTTTCGTTACAAGTGTTAGATTTTTTTCAAATTAATAGTAGTATAGACGATAAATTAGTTTTAATGTCTATTTTAGATTTACAAAAACATCTTAATATGCAATCTGATATTTCAGGATTAGAAATATTTGTAAAACATCCATTTGATATAAATAAAACTTTTAAAGAAATTCAAACACATTTATCAAATAATTTTGTAATTAAAACTTGGATAGCAGAATACGGTTTTATATATCGTGATATTAAATTAATAAAAACTATAATCTATTCAACTATGATATTAATTATTATTATTTCATGTTTTAGCATAGCTTCAATTACTCTATTAGAGGTATCTAAAAAAGTTAATAGTATTGCGATACTTAAAACGTTAGGATTGGATAATTATATAATAAGAATTATATTTTTAATTCATGGTATTAAATCTATATTCAAAGTAGGAATGTCATCGTTATTATTTAGTATAATATTATTATTAAATTTTAAACGTTTAATACATTATATAGAAAAATACTTAGATAGAAAAATATTGTCTGAAAATATTTACTTCATTGATTTTATTCCTATTTCTGTATCTTGTGTAGATATTATATCAATATTTTGTATACTGTTTTTGATAGGGTGTATAACTAGCTATTATCCAGCTTATTATGCGAGTAAAATTAACCCTATAGAAATTTTAAAAAAATATTAA
- the gap gene encoding type I glyceraldehyde-3-phosphate dehydrogenase, protein MTIKVGINGFGRIGRMVFRLAQLRSNIEIVAINDFVDTKYMAYMLKYDSTHGHFFGTIQVKNDFLVINNKKIQITNEKNPENLLWGDLEVDVVVESTGIFLTTHDASKHIKSGAKKVVITGPSKDDTPMFVQGVNFNTYSGQKVVSNASCTTNCLAPIAKIVNDEFGIIEGLMTTIHASTATQKVVDGLSNKDWRGGRSALQNIIPSSTGAAKAVGKVLPELNNKLTGIAFRIPIANVSVVDLTIRQKKSATYLEVCQTVKNASKTNMKNIIGYTEEPVVSTDFNGSELTSIFDATAGLCLNNNFIKLIAWYDNETGYSSKVLDLVELVCLQS, encoded by the coding sequence ATGACTATTAAAGTGGGTATTAACGGATTTGGACGAATAGGTAGAATGGTATTCAGGTTAGCTCAACTGCGTTCTAATATTGAAATAGTAGCCATAAATGATTTTGTTGATACAAAATACATGGCATATATGTTGAAATATGATTCTACTCATGGACATTTTTTCGGAACAATACAAGTTAAAAATGATTTTCTTGTAATTAATAACAAAAAAATTCAAATAACAAATGAAAAAAATCCAGAAAATTTATTGTGGGGAGATTTAGAAGTTGACGTAGTAGTAGAATCTACCGGAATTTTTTTAACTACTCATGATGCTTCTAAACATATAAAATCTGGGGCTAAAAAAGTAGTGATCACTGGTCCGTCTAAAGACGACACACCAATGTTTGTTCAGGGTGTTAATTTCAATACATATTCAGGACAAAAAGTAGTTTCCAATGCGTCTTGCACTACTAACTGTTTAGCTCCTATAGCAAAAATTGTTAATGATGAATTTGGAATTATAGAAGGATTAATGACGACAATACATGCTAGTACAGCAACTCAAAAAGTCGTTGATGGATTATCAAATAAAGATTGGAGGGGAGGAAGAAGTGCTCTTCAAAATATTATTCCTTCTTCGACAGGAGCAGCTAAAGCTGTAGGAAAAGTATTACCTGAATTAAATAACAAATTAACTGGTATAGCTTTTCGAATACCTATAGCTAACGTTTCTGTAGTAGATTTAACTATTCGTCAAAAAAAATCAGCTACTTATTTAGAAGTATGTCAAACAGTAAAAAACGCTTCTAAAACGAATATGAAAAATATAATAGGATATACTGAAGAACCAGTTGTATCAACAGATTTTAATGGCAGTGAGTTAACCTCTATTTTTGATGCTACTGCTGGATTATGTTTAAACAATAATTTTATCAAACTAATAGCTTGGTATGATAATGAAACTGGATATTCTAGTAAAGTTTTGGATTTAGTAGAATTAGTGTGTTTACAATCATAA
- the fldA gene encoding flavodoxin FldA has product MEQKIGIFFGSDTGNTEMIAKYIQKYMGNNIATLHDISNSKKKDMEQYNVIILGTSTWYYGELQCDWDDFLPVLETINFCNKTIALFGCGDQEDYSEYFCDGIGILFNTIQKSHVNFIGKWPNHDYFFEHSKALYNKQEFLGLAIDEDRQSNKSKERVIKWTNQLKKELNIL; this is encoded by the coding sequence ATGGAACAAAAAATAGGTATTTTTTTCGGTAGTGATACAGGAAACACAGAAATGATAGCAAAATATATTCAAAAATATATGGGTAATAATATAGCTACATTACATGATATTTCTAATTCTAAAAAAAAAGATATGGAACAGTATAATGTGATTATATTAGGAACATCTACATGGTATTATGGAGAATTACAATGTGATTGGGATGACTTTTTGCCAGTTTTAGAAACAATTAATTTTTGTAATAAAACTATTGCGCTATTTGGGTGTGGAGATCAAGAAGATTATTCTGAATATTTTTGCGATGGAATTGGAATTTTATTCAATACTATACAAAAATCACATGTTAATTTTATTGGAAAATGGCCTAACCACGATTATTTTTTTGAACATTCTAAAGCTTTATATAATAAACAAGAATTTTTAGGATTAGCTATAGACGAAGATCGACAATCAAATAAAAGTAAAGAAAGAGTTATAAAATGGACTAACCAATTAAAAAAAGAGTTAAATATATTATAA
- the phrB gene encoding deoxyribodipyrimidine photo-lyase, whose amino-acid sequence MKTNLMWFRSDLRIRNNLALYSACQDCEATILALFISCPHQWKLNSMSSRKAFLIYKNIIFLKKELMKLNIYLYYHESTTFLESVNYLIKFCRKNKVNNLYYNYEYEFLEQKRDIMVMKKLKKYHIISNGFHSSTLIPPGVIINKKGEMYKKYSHFKNRCILEVLKNSLNDIFIPKKRKTIILTSNTPIVPFDFNFHRFNEQLFPIGEIKVLKKLKLFFKNKFNKYFTKNNSISNDTSMLSAHLSIGVLSPMQCLFLLFKYYPNTYAYYVKKCCWVNELIWREFFKHLLYFHPLLSQQKVLCDWENNIKWSNNEKHFEAWKRGKTGFPIVDAGMRQLNQLGWMHNRLRMVTSSFLVKNLLIDWRKGEQYFMSRLIDGDTALNNGNWQWISSIGSDSAPYFRIFNPILQSKKFDAQGKFIRKYIPELTKISYTNIHDPNTWNRKIRRRNSYPEPIINLADSKKTMLTVFKLAKYKL is encoded by the coding sequence ATGAAAACTAATCTTATGTGGTTTCGAAGTGATTTAAGAATACGTAATAACCTAGCTCTTTATTCAGCATGTCAAGACTGTGAAGCTACAATATTAGCTTTATTTATTTCTTGTCCACACCAATGGAAATTAAATTCAATGTCTTCTAGAAAAGCATTTTTAATCTATAAAAACATTATTTTTTTAAAGAAAGAACTAATGAAGTTAAATATTTATTTATATTATCATGAATCTACTACTTTTTTAGAGTCAGTAAACTATCTTATCAAATTTTGTCGAAAAAACAAAGTAAATAATTTATATTATAATTATGAATATGAATTTTTAGAACAGAAAAGAGATATTATGGTAATGAAAAAATTAAAAAAGTATCACATTATTTCAAATGGATTTCATAGTTCTACATTAATTCCACCTGGAGTTATTATAAACAAAAAAGGTGAAATGTACAAAAAATATAGTCATTTTAAGAACAGATGTATTTTAGAAGTATTAAAAAACTCTTTAAATGATATTTTTATACCTAAGAAAAGAAAAACTATTATACTCACATCTAATACACCTATCGTTCCATTTGATTTTAATTTTCATCGATTTAATGAACAACTATTTCCAATTGGAGAAATAAAAGTATTAAAGAAATTAAAGCTGTTTTTTAAAAACAAATTTAACAAATATTTTACCAAAAATAATTCTATATCTAATGATACTAGCATGCTTTCTGCTCATTTGTCTATTGGTGTATTGTCTCCTATGCAATGTTTATTTTTATTATTTAAATATTATCCTAACACATATGCATATTATGTTAAAAAATGTTGTTGGGTTAATGAATTAATTTGGCGTGAATTTTTTAAACATTTATTATACTTTCATCCATTATTAAGTCAACAAAAAGTATTATGTGATTGGGAAAATAATATAAAATGGAGCAACAACGAAAAACATTTTGAAGCTTGGAAACGTGGAAAAACAGGATTTCCTATTGTAGATGCTGGAATGCGTCAATTAAATCAACTTGGATGGATGCACAATCGTTTAAGAATGGTCACTTCTAGTTTTTTGGTAAAAAATTTATTGATAGATTGGAGAAAAGGAGAACAGTATTTTATGTCACGACTTATTGACGGGGATACAGCATTAAATAATGGTAATTGGCAGTGGATTTCTTCAATAGGTAGTGATAGCGCACCATATTTCCGAATATTTAATCCTATATTACAGTCTAAAAAATTTGATGCACAGGGTAAATTTATTCGTAAATACATTCCTGAATTAACAAAAATATCATATACCAATATACACGATCCTAATACATGGAATAGAAAAATACGGAGAAGAAATAGCTATCCTGAACCAATAATTAATCTTGCTGATTCAAAAAAAACAATGTTAACAGTTTTTAAACTTGCAAAATATAAACTATAA
- a CDS encoding Nif3-like dinuclear metal center hexameric protein, with translation MKNTILEKIINDKLNSLKYNDYIPNGLQIEGVSEVNKVITGVTACQELLDVAVKRQAQAVIVHHGYFWKNNERTIKGMLKNRIKTILENNINLYCWHLPLDFHPELGNNIQIGKILNIKLKGYILPLVPWGVFKKKVTEKEIVKIIKNKFNRVPFHYKHKASKIIQKVAWCSGKGQSFINSVAEFGVDAFLTGEVSEETIHVARENNLHFFSIGHHVSECGGIIALTNWINNTCNLDVTFINVYNPI, from the coding sequence ATGAAAAATACTATATTAGAAAAAATCATTAATGACAAACTCAATTCTTTAAAATATAACGATTATATTCCAAACGGATTACAAATAGAAGGCGTTTCAGAGGTAAATAAGGTTATAACTGGAGTTACAGCTTGTCAGGAACTATTAGATGTTGCTGTTAAACGTCAAGCACAAGCTGTAATAGTACATCATGGATATTTTTGGAAAAACAACGAGAGAACTATTAAAGGAATGTTAAAAAATAGAATAAAAACTATACTCGAAAATAATATTAATTTGTATTGTTGGCATTTACCTCTAGATTTTCATCCTGAATTAGGAAATAATATTCAGATAGGAAAGATATTAAACATAAAATTAAAAGGATATATATTACCATTAGTCCCTTGGGGGGTATTTAAAAAAAAGGTAACTGAAAAAGAGATCGTTAAAATTATAAAAAATAAATTTAACAGAGTTCCTTTTCATTACAAACATAAAGCTTCTAAAATCATTCAAAAGGTTGCATGGTGTAGTGGAAAAGGACAAAGTTTTATAAATTCCGTTGCTGAATTTGGAGTAGATGCATTTTTAACTGGTGAAGTATCAGAAGAAACAATTCATGTCGCTAGAGAAAATAATCTTCATTTTTTCTCTATTGGACATCATGTTAGTGAATGCGGAGGGATAATAGCATTGACTAATTGGATAAATAATACATGTAATTTAGATGTTACTTTTATTAATGTTTACAATCCTATATGA
- a CDS encoding 2-oxoglutarate dehydrogenase E1 subunit family protein, with protein MRKDEFNSKSDFSLLLNASKCYLEKIYQQFLINPNSVEQSWRAFFSTIFSNTHSNHKLKLYNNKNYKSQENIIYIASNIIKFFRRYGHKFSNLDPLNLTKREFCPTLESFLFDMDIEIINKKFLMKLSQFSFHNITLKKLYSTLYAIYCSSIGYEYMHINCQYEKTWIQNYIERDLSQHTLSNQEKKNLLQNLISAETLEKYFASKFPGSKRFSLEGSESLIPMLQETIHYATKMDVNKIILGMSHRGRLNVLINVLNKPIKDIFNEFSEIMKKYNSNSGDVKYHMGFNTCTNT; from the coding sequence ATGAGAAAAGATGAATTTAACAGTAAATCAGATTTTTCATTATTACTGAATGCTAGCAAATGTTATTTAGAAAAAATATATCAACAATTTTTAATCAATCCGAATTCTGTTGAACAATCTTGGCGTGCTTTTTTTTCAACAATTTTTAGTAATACACACTCAAATCACAAGTTAAAGCTATATAACAATAAAAATTATAAAAGTCAAGAAAATATAATATATATAGCATCTAATATAATAAAATTTTTTCGGAGATATGGACATAAATTTTCAAATTTAGATCCATTAAACTTAACAAAACGTGAATTTTGTCCAACATTAGAATCATTTTTATTCGACATGGATATCGAAATTATTAATAAAAAATTTTTAATGAAATTATCACAATTTTCTTTTCATAATATTACTTTAAAAAAATTATATTCTACTTTATATGCAATATACTGTAGTAGTATTGGATATGAATATATGCATATCAATTGTCAATATGAAAAAACATGGATTCAAAATTATATTGAACGTGATTTAAGTCAACATACATTGTCTAATCAGGAAAAAAAAAATTTACTCCAAAATTTAATTTCAGCTGAAACATTAGAAAAATACTTTGCATCCAAATTCCCTGGTTCAAAACGTTTTTCGTTAGAAGGTTCTGAATCGTTAATACCAATGCTACAAGAGACGATACATTATGCTACTAAAATGGATGTTAACAAAATAATTTTAGGTATGTCTCATCGAGGTCGATTAAATGTATTAATTAACGTGTTAAATAAACCAATTAAAGATATATTTAATGAATTTTCAGAAATAATGAAGAAATACAATTCTAATAGTGGAGATGTAAAGTATCACATGGGATTTAACACATGTACAAATACTAA
- a CDS encoding 2-oxoglutarate dehydrogenase E1 component: IYEHNKQSILALLIHGDSAISGQGIVQETLNMSQTRGYKINGTIHIVLNNQIGFTTSNLKDMRSSKYCTDIAKMIDSPIFHVNSDDPEAILFVIRLALDFKNNFQKDVFIDLICYRRHGHNEIDDPYITQPIMYSKIKKHPTICKIYSKQLIKKNIIHHEYLNDNVTKYKKSLDERYLEYINKTQEIRKNILYDNNIYTNPIQVTKNISEKKLKELAKKINIIPSNISVHDQVLKIYKNRLKMVNENKLLDWGAAETLAYASLLNQGISCRLSGEDVGRGTFSHRHATIYDQKNGSLYIPLQHIHSEQGKFYIWDSTLSEEAVLAFEYGYSISQNNTLTIWEAQFGDFANGAQIVIDQFICSSEQKWGVTCNLVMLLPHGYEGQGPEHSSARLERYLQLSAENNIQICIPTTASQMYHLLCRQSFHFIKKPLIIMTPKSLLRHPLSSSPLLEFWGNTFQEVINEIDNIDTKIVKRIIFCSGKVYYDLLNQRRKNQQNNITILRIEQLYPFPSHTLSVILQSYLHISDFIWCQEEPFNQGAWFYSQYHLKKILPKQSRLNYVGRPESSSTATGYISIHKKQQQRLVNDALNVS, from the coding sequence TATTTATGAACATAATAAACAAAGTATTTTAGCTTTATTAATTCATGGAGATTCAGCCATTTCAGGACAAGGAATAGTACAAGAAACATTAAATATGTCTCAAACAAGAGGATATAAAATAAATGGTACTATTCACATAGTGTTAAATAACCAAATTGGGTTTACTACTTCTAATTTAAAAGATATGAGAAGTAGCAAATATTGTACTGATATTGCTAAAATGATTGATTCTCCTATATTTCATGTTAACTCAGACGATCCAGAAGCAATATTATTTGTAATACGATTAGCTTTAGATTTTAAAAATAATTTTCAAAAAGATGTATTTATAGATCTTATTTGTTATAGACGTCACGGACATAATGAAATAGACGATCCCTATATCACACAGCCAATAATGTATTCAAAAATTAAAAAGCATCCTACTATTTGTAAGATTTATAGCAAACAATTAATAAAAAAAAATATAATTCATCATGAATATTTAAACGATAACGTTACAAAATATAAAAAAAGTCTTGATGAAAGATATTTAGAATATATAAATAAGACACAAGAAATACGCAAGAACATATTATATGATAATAATATTTATACTAACCCTATACAAGTAACTAAAAATATTTCCGAAAAAAAATTAAAAGAACTGGCGAAAAAAATTAATATTATTCCATCTAATATTTCTGTACATGATCAAGTTCTAAAAATATATAAAAATAGACTAAAAATGGTGAATGAAAACAAACTTTTAGATTGGGGTGCAGCAGAAACATTAGCATATGCTTCTTTATTAAATCAAGGAATTTCTTGTAGGTTGTCTGGAGAAGATGTGGGAAGAGGTACATTTTCTCATAGACACGCTACGATTTATGATCAAAAAAATGGTTCGTTATACATTCCTTTACAACATATACATTCTGAACAAGGAAAATTTTATATTTGGGATTCTACGTTGTCAGAAGAAGCTGTTTTAGCCTTCGAATATGGATATTCTATCAGTCAAAACAATACATTGACTATTTGGGAAGCTCAATTTGGAGATTTTGCAAATGGAGCTCAAATTGTTATTGACCAATTTATCTGTTCTAGCGAACAAAAATGGGGTGTAACATGTAATTTAGTAATGCTGCTACCTCATGGGTATGAAGGTCAAGGACCAGAACATTCTTCTGCTAGATTAGAAAGATACCTTCAGTTATCTGCTGAAAATAATATACAAATTTGTATACCAACAACAGCTTCTCAAATGTATCATTTGTTATGTAGGCAATCCTTTCATTTTATAAAAAAGCCTTTAATTATTATGACACCAAAGTCTCTTTTACGTCATCCATTGTCTTCTTCACCTTTATTGGAATTTTGGGGAAATACTTTTCAAGAAGTTATAAATGAAATTGATAACATAGATACTAAAATAGTAAAAAGAATAATTTTTTGCTCTGGAAAAGTATATTACGATTTATTAAATCAACGTCGTAAAAATCAGCAAAATAATATAACAATTTTAAGAATAGAACAATTATATCCATTTCCTAGTCATACACTATCTGTAATATTGCAATCTTATTTACATATCAGTGACTTCATATGGTGTCAAGAAGAACCTTTTAACCAAGGTGCTTGGTTTTATAGCCAATATCATTTAAAAAAGATATTACCTAAACAATCTCGTTTAAATTATGTGGGACGTCCTGAATCTTCATCTACAGCTACTGGATATATTAGTATTCACAAAAAACAACAACAAAGATTAGTTAACGATGCTTTAAATGTAAGTTAA
- the sucB gene encoding dihydrolipoyllysine-residue succinyltransferase, with protein sequence MNIVNILVPNLPESVTEATIISWLKKPGDFLKENDILVEIETDKVVLEIPSPFDGTLKNIIVQTGQKVTSGQIIGELIPSPEKNNVSTHYQKSKNEIFENNTIFNPSVKHFTPMIRRLISTYNLKNVHIQGTGTKGRITREDVMQYVNKNIKNTDINSIHDHKNRQEIKNNDRNRKIERVKMTSLRKKIAERLLEAKNNSASLTTFNEVNMEPILNLRREYGKLFEKKYNVKLGLMSFYVKAVIEALKAFPEINATIDQDDIIYYKYFDINIAISTPRGLIAPVLKNADLMSMSEIEQEIKILATQGRNSKLTIDQLRGGNFTITNGGIFGSLFSTPLINPPQSAILGMHTIKERPIVVKGCIKILPMMYLALTYDHRLIDGKESVGFLMRIKELLEDFNRIILNI encoded by the coding sequence ATGAATATAGTTAATATTCTTGTTCCCAACCTTCCTGAATCAGTTACTGAAGCAACAATTATATCTTGGTTAAAAAAACCTGGTGATTTTTTAAAAGAAAACGATATATTAGTCGAAATTGAAACTGACAAAGTAGTTCTAGAAATACCATCACCTTTCGATGGGACACTAAAAAATATTATTGTGCAAACAGGACAAAAGGTGACTTCGGGACAAATTATAGGAGAATTGATCCCATCTCCTGAAAAAAATAATGTATCAACCCATTACCAAAAAAGTAAAAATGAAATTTTTGAAAACAATACGATATTTAATCCATCTGTAAAGCATTTTACACCTATGATCAGACGATTAATATCTACATATAATTTGAAAAATGTTCATATTCAAGGTACTGGAACAAAAGGTCGTATTACGCGTGAAGATGTAATGCAATATGTAAATAAAAATATTAAAAATACTGATATAAACAGTATACATGATCATAAAAATAGACAAGAAATAAAAAATAATGATAGAAATCGAAAAATTGAACGTGTAAAAATGACTTCATTGAGAAAAAAAATTGCTGAAAGATTGTTAGAAGCAAAAAATAATTCAGCTTCTTTAACTACTTTTAATGAAGTTAATATGGAACCAATTTTAAATTTAAGAAGGGAATATGGAAAACTATTTGAAAAAAAATATAATGTTAAGTTAGGTTTAATGTCGTTTTATGTAAAAGCAGTAATAGAAGCTTTAAAAGCTTTTCCTGAAATCAATGCTACAATTGATCAAGACGACATTATTTACTATAAATATTTTGATATCAATATTGCTATTTCTACACCTCGTGGATTAATAGCTCCAGTATTAAAAAACGCAGATTTGATGAGCATGTCAGAAATTGAGCAAGAAATTAAAATTCTCGCTACGCAAGGACGCAATTCTAAATTAACTATTGATCAATTAAGAGGTGGAAACTTTACCATTACTAATGGTGGAATTTTTGGGTCTTTATTTTCCACCCCATTAATTAATCCGCCTCAATCAGCAATTTTAGGTATGCATACTATTAAAGAACGACCAATAGTAGTAAAAGGTTGTATAAAAATACTTCCTATGATGTATTTAGCACTTACATATGATCATCGGTTAATAGACGGAAAAGAATCAGTAGGATTTTTAATGAGAATAAAAGAACTATTAGAAGATTTCAATCGAATTATATTAAATATATAA
- the pal gene encoding peptidoglycan-associated lipoprotein Pal, whose protein sequence is MKLNRILKTIIFIFPIIAMFSCSFQKDKINKNISNKDTQVIDTKLDTDSNENLDILKQDNVVYFDFNKYNINAKFAKTLNNIATFLYEHPDVNIVIEGHTDKRGSEQYNIRLGQHRADAVKLYLQSKGILSKQISTISYGSDKPAEIGDKEDSYSKNRRAVIAY, encoded by the coding sequence ATGAAATTGAATAGAATATTAAAGACAATAATTTTTATTTTTCCAATAATAGCAATGTTTTCGTGTAGTTTTCAGAAAGATAAGATAAATAAAAACATTTCTAATAAAGATACTCAAGTAATAGATACTAAATTAGACACAGATTCTAATGAAAACTTAGATATATTGAAACAAGACAATGTCGTTTATTTTGACTTCAATAAATATAATATTAACGCAAAGTTTGCTAAAACTTTAAATAATATTGCTACATTTTTATATGAACACCCTGATGTAAATATTGTTATTGAAGGACATACAGATAAAAGAGGATCAGAACAATATAATATCAGATTAGGACAACATCGAGCTGATGCAGTAAAATTGTATTTACAGAGCAAAGGAATACTTTCTAAACAAATTTCTACTATATCATACGGTTCAGACAAACCAGCTGAAATAGGAGATAAAGAGGATTCTTATTCTAAAAATCGTCGAGCTGTCATAGCGTATTAG
- the gpmA gene encoding 2,3-diphosphoglycerate-dependent phosphoglycerate mutase translates to MKIYKLILMRHGESKWNKLNKFTGWKDIDLSETGIIEATKCAKLLKSNGFSFTYAYTSVLKRSIHTLWIIIKYLNQSWIPVKKSWRLNERHYGALQGLDKDNVIKKYGKVQVQQWRRGFHISPPQISLEERKILALDPKYSSIHINDIPLSESLKSTSERVIPFWKKVIFPSLKKQNKIIITAHGNSLRALMKYLSNIDDKDIIKLDVDTGTPIVYEFNNYFEPIRYYYL, encoded by the coding sequence ATGAAAATATACAAACTCATTTTAATGCGACATGGTGAAAGCAAATGGAATAAATTAAATAAATTTACTGGTTGGAAAGATATAGATTTATCTGAAACAGGCATTATTGAAGCAACAAAATGTGCTAAATTATTAAAATCAAATGGATTTAGTTTTACTTATGCATATACTTCTGTTCTAAAAAGATCTATTCATACCTTATGGATAATAATAAAATATCTCAATCAATCATGGATTCCAGTAAAAAAATCATGGCGCTTGAACGAACGTCATTATGGAGCTTTGCAGGGATTAGACAAAGACAATGTTATTAAAAAATATGGAAAAGTACAAGTACAACAATGGAGAAGAGGGTTTCACATTTCTCCTCCTCAAATAAGCTTAGAAGAAAGAAAAATATTAGCATTAGATCCTAAATATTCTTCTATACACATTAATGATATTCCATTATCTGAAAGTTTAAAATCTACTTCGGAACGAGTTATTCCTTTTTGGAAAAAAGTTATTTTTCCTAGTTTAAAAAAACAAAACAAAATTATAATAACTGCTCATGGAAATTCACTTCGTGCATTAATGAAATATTTGAGTAATATTGATGATAAAGATATCATAAAATTAGATGTTGATACTGGTACTCCAATAGTTTACGAATTCAACAATTATTTCGAACCTATACGATATTATTATCTATAA